GCAGAAAATTTCAGTGTAGGCGACGAAAGCAAGCCCAATATTAAATCCTCGAAGAGCAGTAGTAAGGAGTCTCAAGCTAAAGCAAAAATGGTGGATAATATTACTATCTTAAAGTATTTACTGGATTCTTTGTCCGGTAGAGACAAATTCGcaaaaatcatcaaatatgCTCTCGATATATTGAAActatttattgaaaaatctagGAAAAATCTAACTGTTTTGAATCCTTCCGTTTTAACCAACTATACCaaggttttgaaaaacttgacTTTAAAAGTCGCACTAAGACATCCAGTCACGGTGATCAAGGTTCTTCTCCTGTCTctactgaaaaattttgacaGGAAAATTGATTTCATCAGTCAGCAGTTAAGTACTTTCAGATACATTTTAAGATTTGGTGGCACACCCTTCAGAATGTTTAGTCTATTGGGAAAACTTAACAAAACTAGAAAATGCAACTTCCAAATTGATCAAATTAAGACCATATGGTTGAATGAAGCTTCACTAAGAGAATTTTTGGATTTATATTATGGTATCTTTGATGAATTAGATCTTCTATACAAACTGAAAATCTGGACAAACAAATCGTTCTACTCTTTTGTCAGTAGACAAGAGTCTCTTGCATGGCAATACGACATTCTTTTGAGTTTAAAGGACCAATGGCTCAATTTACAAAGCCTGCAAAGGAGACAACTAGAATTGGAGGTGCAACTAAAAGTCCAAAGTAACGCATTACAACTATCACCTATATTAATGCATCAGGCCCAAAACGATGTTTCGCAATCTCCGATTAGGAAACAATTGTTGAATGACCTAAACGTAAATAATAACTCAGAAGTACAAATACACAAACAACTAAAGGCTattaaagatgaaaagacTCTTGTTTATTTAGATATAACAAGATTATTGTTCGATTGCATGGCCAATACATCGGATATTCTAAATTTAAAGACTCCAAAGGGGACCTATGCTGTTTTATCTCTAGGATCCGGGTTAACTGGGCTGGTCAAACTTTGGATAACAGCAAAGAGGTCACTTTGCTCTTCAAAAGATTagtatatacatatatatatatatatatatatatatatatgtcaATGACTACTAATGACACATCTCTCTTTACTCCTGTACTGTAATCcagtttcttcaaaaaggattttttgcattcaatctttttttcttttccttatcGTATCGTATCGTGGGAGTGAAGTGAGGTGGCGGTAGCCTTTTTTTGGggtatttttgttttgacACTTTTGACGCAGATCTCAAAAAGGTGCAAGAGTCTGCAGTCTGGAGTACAAAGAATTCTTCCCACATATTCCAAGTATATACCTATACGTACCAAGCCAGTAGACCGTACAAATAATGATTACTTCAATTGACACCGTGGACGCGACGTATTCTGCCAAACCAAGGATATTGGTGCCTTATAAAGACCAATGGGAAGTTGCCAGTCATCTCCCAGAATATCGAAAACTGGCTGAAAAAGTGGAGTTCTATAAATACGAGATGTCTACGAGGGAGAATTTTGTTAGTTTCTTGAAAACGCATAGAATAAACGGCTTTTGGCTCACTGAGGAATTTTTTAGTGTATTGGGAAATCCTTCTAACTATGTGGAATTCTTCCCGTCATCTTTGAAAGCTATCCTTGTACCGTGGGTCGGATGTGACTTTATTAACGGCAAGCTACTAAGGTCAAAAGGTATCACGTTATGCAACATTGGACCGCACGCTGCCGACCATGTCACAGAATTGGCTATTTTTCTAGCCATTAGTTGCTTTAGAATGACTTCATTTTGGGAAT
The DNA window shown above is from Saccharomyces mikatae IFO 1815 strain IFO1815 genome assembly, chromosome: 6 and carries:
- the PEX25 gene encoding Pex25p (similar to Saccharomyces cerevisiae PEX25 (YPL112C) and PEX27 (YOR193W); ancestral locus Anc_8.601): MSQYNTADIVSGSETPPYSGANYQDAQDDNTHTNSSDIDAENFSVGDESKPNIKSSKSSSKESQAKAKMVDNITILKYLLDSLSGRDKFAKIIKYALDILKLFIEKSRKNLTVLNPSVLTNYTKVLKNLTLKVALRHPVTVIKVLLLSLLKNFDRKIDFISQQLSTFRYILRFGGTPFRMFSLLGKLNKTRKCNFQIDQIKTIWLNEASLREFLDLYYGIFDELDLLYKLKIWTNKSFYSFVSRQESLAWQYDILLSLKDQWLNLQSLQRRQLELEVQLKVQSNALQLSPILMHQAQNDVSQSPIRKQLLNDLNVNNNSEVQIHKQLKAIKDEKTLVYLDITRLLFDCMANTSDILNLKTPKGTYAVLSLGSGLTGLVKLWITAKRSLCSSKD